In the Pungitius pungitius chromosome 5, fPunPun2.1, whole genome shotgun sequence genome, one interval contains:
- the ppef2a gene encoding serine/threonine-protein phosphatase with EF-hands 2, whose product MLSSWLSAIRSAVLIQRWYRQYIARTEMRRRYTWHIFQSIEYSGEQAQIKLYNFLGYLMDNFTPASNERNLISHIFRENEVCRDAEWERYFCYKNIEVPEIYSGPHLTFPLTVEQAVGLVEAFRNKKQLHSRYVLQLLLETWKHLRMLPNINRISTCQSKEITICGDLHGQLDDLLLIFYKNDMPSLEKPYVFNGDFVDRGKDSIEILLILFSFLLVYPSEVHLNRGNHEDHIINLRYGFTKEVLTKYKLHGKRILKLLQKIFSWLPLATVIDQKVLVLHGGISDTTDLAILARVDRHNYVSALRPPKKRHQSSAGMSIDSDMDLDTSCRHKSFLRQNSLAFLKPINRDSFQNRSLQDFSDWLKVSAVEEVEISGRRRSILDKDVNPLENERITAASSESINSLTVVDEWKQILDLLWSDPMTQDGCMPNEVRGGGCYWGPDVTEDFLNRHNLQLIIRSHECKQEGYEFCHNRKVLTLFSASNYYDVGSNRGAYVKLGPDLVPYLIQYQASSMIRELTVRQSAGRTERSALKVLREQVFAHKSDLLCAIKRFDRENTGLVSLSDWASAVESVMHLGLPWRMLRAQLVPGKIHGGMIDYHEWFNELAIKGVNADHIDQSLLETLYRHRSTLETIFRIVDYDNSGFITIEDFQQTWKLLSVYLKMEITDDTIADLIVTIDRNQDGSIDIEEFMEAFRLTDKKSRLERGRSMFMGTATDLTKLDGDPNI is encoded by the exons ATGCTATCGTCTTGGCTTTCAGCCATCAGATCCGCCGTCCTGATTCAGCGATGGTACCGTCAATACATCGCTCGCACCGAGATGAGACGCAGATACACCTGGCACATCTTCCAGTCCATCGAATACTCTGGAGAACAGGCGCAGATAAAG CTTTATAACTTCCTCGGCTACCTCATGGACAACTTCACGCCCGCAAGCAATGAAC GGAATTTGATCTCGCACATCTTCAGAGAGAACGAGGTCTGCCGGGACGCAGAATGGGAGAGGTACTTCTGCTACAAGAACATCGAGGTTCCAGAGATCTACTCGGGACCTCACCTCACCTTCCCCTTGACGGTGGAGCAGGCGGTCGGGCTGGTGGAGGCCTTCAGGAACAAGAAG cagctgcactcGCGCTACGTCCTCCAGCTGTTACTTGAGACGTGGAAACACCTCCGGATGTTGCCAAACATCAACCGCATCTCCACCTGTCAGAGCAAAGAAATCACTATTTGTG GGGATTTGCACGGACAACTGGATGACCTGCTGCTGATTTTCTACAAG aaTGACATGCCGTCCCTGGAGAAGCCCTACGTGTTCAACGGAGACTTCGTAGACCGAGGCAAAGACTCCATTGagatcctcctcatcctgtttTCCTTTCTGCTCGTCTATCCGAGTGAAGTCCACCTCAACAGAGGAAACCACGAGGACCACATCATCAACCTGAG GTATGGCTTCACAAAGGAGGTGTTGACTAAATACAAG TTGCATGGCAAACGGATCttgaagctgctgcagaagaTTTTCAGCTGGTTGCCTTTAGCAACGGTGATCGACCAGAAGGTGCTGGTGCTCCACGGCGGGATTTCCGACACCACGGACCTCGCCATCCTCGCCAGAGTGGACAGACACAAT TACGTTTCAGCGCTGAGGCCTCCGAAGAAGAGACACCAGAGCTCAGCGGGGATGTCCATCGACTCGGACATGGACTTGGACACCTCGTGCCGCCACAAGTCGTTCCTGCGCCAGAACTCCCTCGCCTTCCTCAAACCCATCAACCGCGACAGCTTCCAGAACCGCTCCCTGCAGGACTTCTCCGATTGGCTCAAAGTGAGcgcggtggaggaggtggagatcaGCGGCAGGAGACGCTCCATCCTCGACAAGGACGTAAACCCGCTGGAAAACGAGAGGATCACGGCCGCGTCCTCCGAGTCCATCAACAGTCTGACCGTGGTCGACGAGTGGAAACAG ATCCTGGACCTGCTGTGGAGCGACCCGATGACCCAGGACGGCTGCATGCCCAACGAGGTGCGGGGCGGAGGCTGCTACTGGGGCCCCGACGTCACGGAGGACTTCCTGAACAGACACAACCTGCAGCTCATCATCCGCTCCCACGAGTGCAAACAGGAAGGTTACGAGTTCTGCCACAACCGCAAG GTCCTCACGCTGTTCTCTGCCTCCAACTACTACGACGTGGGAAGCAACAGGGGGGCCTACGTGAAGCTGGGTCCAGACCTCGTGCCTTATTTGATTCAATACCAGGCCAGCAGCATGATCAGAGAGCTCACCGTCAGGCAAAG TGCCGGGCGAACCGAGCGCTCAGCCCTCAAAGTCCTGCGGGAGCAGGTGTTTGCGCACAAATCCGACCTCCTCTGCGCCATCAAAAGGTTCGACAGAGagaacacag GTCTGGTGTCCCTCAGCGACTGGGCCTCGGCGGTGGAGAGCGTGATGCACCTCGGCCTCCCCTGGAGGATGCTGCGCGCTCAGCTGGTCCCGGGCAAGATCCACGGGGGTATGATCGACTACCACGAGTGGTTCAACGAGCTCGCCATCAAAGGAGTCAACGCCGAC CACATCGACCAGAGTCTGCTGGAGACTTTGTATCGTCACCGCTCCACCTTGGAGACCATCTTCAGAATCGTTGACTACGACAACTCgg GCTTCATCACCATCGAGGACTTCCAGCAGACCTGGAAGCTGCTGAGCGTCTACCTGAAGATGGAGATCACCGACGACACCATCGCCGACCTGATCGTCACCATCGACCGCAACCAGGACGGCAGCATCGACATCGAGGAGTTCATGGAGGCCTTCCGGCTCACGGACAAGAAGAGCCGGCTGGAGCGAGGCCGCAGCATGTTCATGGGGACGGCCACGGACCTGACCAAGCTGGACGGAGACCCCAACATTTGA